One genomic region from Trichocoleus desertorum ATA4-8-CV12 encodes:
- a CDS encoding FAD-binding oxidoreductase: MTLTEQILATLPGDALAGLRRVDDLWHKLRHQQLPTPTVIQPSQEALESVDWDAVICGGTLGIFIGAALAQRGWRVALVERGALRGRQQEWNISRQELQVFVELGLLTETELEQAIATEYNPARISFLGGSDLWVRDILNIGVDPVFLLDTLKSRFLASGGKLLEHTDFEGAIAHPNGVTVKAGQDLKTRLLIDAMGHFSPIVQQARQGQTPDGICLVVGTCAQGFPNNEAGDLLVSFTPIQNQCQYFWEAFPARDGRTTYLFTYLDAHPDRFSLETLFEEYFRLLPEYQQVDLSQLQFQRALFGLFPCYQNSPLQPAWPHILQVGDSSGGQSPLSFGGFGAMVRHLERLTHGIHQALESNALDRKALALLQPYQPNVSVTWLFQKAMSVGVNQPVDPNQINQLLADVFQEMSQLGDPVLRPFLQDVVRFSALSRTLLKTSLAHPSLVAKIVPQVGFTALLDWTRHFSGLALYSALYPLGNAIAPWTQTWTPTQKYYFQRWLQAWQYGAGGDYEA, translated from the coding sequence ATGACCCTAACCGAGCAAATTCTCGCTACTTTGCCTGGAGATGCCCTAGCAGGGCTACGTCGGGTTGATGATTTGTGGCACAAGTTACGCCACCAGCAGCTTCCCACCCCAACAGTTATTCAGCCTAGCCAGGAAGCCTTAGAGTCGGTGGATTGGGATGCCGTGATCTGCGGGGGGACTTTAGGGATTTTTATTGGCGCAGCTTTAGCCCAAAGAGGGTGGCGAGTGGCACTGGTAGAGCGAGGGGCGCTGCGGGGGCGTCAGCAAGAGTGGAATATTTCTCGTCAAGAACTACAAGTCTTTGTAGAACTCGGTTTACTCACCGAAACAGAACTAGAGCAGGCGATCGCGACCGAATACAATCCTGCCCGCATTAGCTTTTTAGGTGGCTCTGACCTCTGGGTGCGGGACATCCTCAATATTGGAGTTGATCCAGTTTTTTTACTCGATACGCTCAAGTCTCGTTTTCTGGCGAGCGGGGGCAAGCTGCTGGAACACACAGATTTTGAAGGCGCGATCGCCCATCCGAATGGAGTAACTGTCAAAGCGGGGCAAGACCTGAAGACAAGGTTGCTGATTGATGCAATGGGACATTTTTCGCCGATTGTGCAGCAAGCTCGGCAAGGCCAAACTCCAGATGGTATCTGTTTAGTGGTTGGCACTTGTGCCCAAGGTTTTCCTAACAATGAGGCGGGGGATTTGTTGGTTTCATTCACCCCGATCCAAAACCAGTGTCAATATTTTTGGGAAGCCTTTCCTGCCCGTGATGGCCGCACCACTTACCTTTTTACTTACCTAGATGCCCATCCCGATCGCTTCAGCTTAGAAACCTTGTTTGAGGAATATTTTCGCCTCCTACCTGAATACCAACAAGTTGATTTGTCTCAGCTGCAATTTCAGCGAGCTTTATTTGGCCTCTTTCCTTGTTACCAAAACAGCCCTCTCCAACCAGCTTGGCCTCACATTTTGCAGGTGGGAGATAGTAGTGGTGGTCAGTCACCGCTTAGCTTTGGTGGCTTTGGGGCAATGGTGCGCCACTTGGAGCGTCTCACGCATGGGATTCATCAAGCTCTAGAAAGCAACGCCCTCGATCGCAAAGCCTTAGCGCTGCTCCAGCCCTATCAACCCAATGTCTCAGTCACTTGGTTATTCCAAAAGGCCATGAGTGTGGGGGTGAACCAGCCAGTAGACCCGAATCAAATTAATCAATTGTTAGCAGATGTCTTTCAAGAAATGTCTCAACTAGGTGACCCTGTATTACGGCCTTTCTTGCAGGATGTTGTCCGGTTTTCTGCCCTCTCTCGCACCCTACTCAAAACATCTCTCGCCCATCCCAGCTTAGTTGCCAAAATTGTGCCTCAAGTGGGCTTCACCGCTCTCTTAGACTGGACTCGGCACTTCAGCGGCTTAGCCCTCTATAGCGCTTTATATCCCTTAGGCAACGCGATCGCCCCTTGGACCCAAACTTGGACTCCTACCCAGAAATATTATTTTCAACGCTGGCTACAAGCTTGGCAGTATGGCGCTGGAGGGGATTATGAAGCTTAG
- a CDS encoding beta-ketoacyl-ACP synthase, whose amino-acid sequence MDVVVTGMGLVSALGDTLQASWQQLLANQSRILLRQPFPELEPRPLAMLGKHPVVLNDLTQQVVAAALQDAGLAPPLRESGVVIGSSRSYQSQWELQARHRLLAQPLPSDPIALPWLETLPGQVAIAAARQIGSSGPVLAPMAACATGIWAIAQGFELIRAGQCQRVIAGAVESPITPLTLAGFQQMGALAATGAYPFDRRREGLVLGEGAAVLVLESAELAQQRSALVYGRILGFGLTADGYHMSAPDPSSRAAIVAVQQCLDRSHLRPEAIDYIHAHGTATQLNDRHEASLIQQLFPLGVPVSSTKGATGHTLGVSGALGAAFCLMALRHQVLPPCVGLQEPEFDLGYVTEASDRPLQHALCFSFGFGGQNAVVAFGR is encoded by the coding sequence GTAGTGGTGACAGGTATGGGCTTGGTGTCTGCGTTGGGTGACACCTTGCAGGCGAGTTGGCAGCAACTCCTGGCAAACCAATCAAGGATTTTGCTACGACAGCCCTTTCCAGAATTAGAACCACGTCCTCTGGCTATGTTGGGCAAGCACCCAGTGGTGCTTAATGACTTAACTCAGCAGGTAGTGGCCGCAGCTTTGCAAGATGCAGGTCTAGCGCCGCCTTTGAGGGAATCTGGGGTCGTGATTGGGTCAAGTCGCAGTTATCAAAGCCAATGGGAGCTACAAGCGCGGCACCGCCTACTGGCGCAGCCCTTACCGAGCGATCCGATCGCTCTCCCTTGGCTGGAAACGTTACCGGGTCAGGTGGCGATCGCGGCAGCTCGGCAAATTGGTAGCTCTGGGCCTGTACTCGCCCCAATGGCGGCTTGTGCAACTGGGATATGGGCGATCGCGCAGGGATTTGAGTTAATACGAGCTGGGCAATGTCAGCGAGTGATTGCGGGAGCTGTGGAGTCTCCAATTACGCCCCTGACGCTGGCTGGTTTTCAACAAATGGGAGCTTTGGCCGCAACAGGGGCTTATCCTTTCGATCGCCGTCGGGAAGGCTTGGTGTTAGGGGAGGGGGCCGCTGTCTTGGTGCTGGAGTCGGCGGAGTTAGCACAACAGCGATCGGCTCTGGTTTATGGCCGCATTTTAGGTTTTGGCTTAACGGCTGACGGCTACCATATGAGTGCCCCTGACCCAAGCAGCCGAGCTGCGATCGTGGCGGTTCAGCAATGCCTCGATCGCAGCCACTTAAGGCCCGAAGCGATTGACTATATCCATGCTCACGGTACAGCTACCCAGCTCAACGATCGCCATGAAGCTAGCTTGATTCAGCAGTTATTTCCCTTAGGCGTCCCAGTGAGTTCCACCAAAGGAGCTACAGGCCATACGCTAGGAGTTTCGGGAGCTTTAGGGGCTGCATTTTGTCTCATGGCTCTCCGACATCAAGTTTTGCCGCCTTGCGTTGGGCTACAAGAACCAGAATTTGATTTGGGTTATGTAACAGAAGCGAGCGATCGCCCCCTCCAACACGCGCTGTGTTTTAGTTTTGGGTTTGGTGGTCAAAATGCGGTTGTTGCGTTTGGTCGGTAA
- a CDS encoding transposase, with translation MKTLKFKLYQHKRNRYLKRTINAAGVIYNHCIALHKRYYRMWGKHLSCAKLQSHIAKLRKRKAFWQWVGSQAVQDVCQRIEKAYQLFFKHHKQGVRPPGFKKVKKYKSFTLKQAGYKFLGGNRVKIGERVYQYWNSREIEGKVKTLTIKRTPLGDLFMVVVVDAGQYPEPEVAPSRIAGFDFGLKSFLTCSEGFSIESPQFFKQSLAAIQKASRHHSRKRKGSQGREKARLNLARRHEDIANRRRDWFWKLAHKLTEQFDVLYFETLNLKGMQRLWGRKVSDLGFREFLQILEWVAIKKGKHVAYIDRWFPSSKTCSKCEHVLESLELSTRQWRCPSCQSVNDRDDNAAVNIKQVGISTWGLGDVSQAQLAISV, from the coding sequence ATGAAGACACTGAAGTTCAAGCTCTATCAGCACAAGCGCAACCGCTATCTCAAGCGGACGATTAATGCTGCTGGAGTGATATACAACCACTGCATTGCTCTCCACAAACGCTACTACCGGATGTGGGGTAAGCATTTGAGTTGTGCCAAACTTCAATCTCATATTGCCAAGCTACGGAAGCGTAAAGCGTTCTGGCAGTGGGTTGGCTCTCAAGCGGTGCAGGATGTCTGCCAACGCATTGAGAAAGCATATCAACTGTTTTTTAAGCACCACAAACAAGGAGTTAGACCGCCCGGATTTAAGAAGGTCAAAAAGTATAAGTCATTCACCCTCAAGCAAGCGGGCTACAAGTTCTTGGGTGGCAATCGCGTCAAGATTGGAGAGCGGGTCTATCAATACTGGAACTCTAGGGAGATTGAGGGCAAAGTCAAGACTCTGACCATTAAGCGCACTCCTTTGGGTGATTTGTTCATGGTTGTGGTCGTAGACGCAGGCCAATACCCTGAACCAGAAGTCGCGCCGAGTCGTATCGCGGGCTTTGATTTTGGGTTGAAGTCGTTCCTCACTTGCTCTGAGGGCTTCAGTATTGAATCACCCCAGTTCTTCAAGCAGTCGCTAGCTGCCATTCAGAAGGCTAGCCGTCACCACTCCCGCAAACGCAAAGGCTCTCAGGGTCGTGAAAAAGCTCGGCTCAACTTGGCCCGCAGGCATGAGGATATCGCTAATCGTAGACGGGACTGGTTCTGGAAGTTGGCACACAAGCTGACTGAGCAATTTGATGTGCTGTACTTCGAGACACTAAACCTCAAGGGAATGCAGCGTCTTTGGGGACGAAAGGTGAGTGATCTAGGATTCCGCGAGTTCCTGCAAATTCTCGAATGGGTCGCCATCAAAAAGGGCAAGCACGTCGCCTATATCGACCGTTGGTTTCCCAGTTCTAAGACCTGCTCAAAGTGTGAACATGTTTTGGAATCGCTGGAACTCTCAACCAGACAGTGGCGTTGCCCTTCGTGTCAGTCGGTGAATGACCGCGATGACAACGCCGCAGTGAATATCAAACAGGTTGGGATCTCAACCTGGGGATTAGGGGATGTCAGTCAGGCTCAGCTTGCAATCTCTGTCTGA